The following are encoded together in the Plasmodium reichenowi strain SY57 chromosome 3, whole genome shotgun sequence genome:
- a CDS encoding phosphoglycerate mutase, putative, whose protein sequence is MQNNKRMDNYNCRGFKKEEYYKNYYYNQDHYMNNNNNNLYNKYNSYDEEYTYNKSSNKKNLLFNYYNKESIGHKKKKGSFVKLQYANNRIPSNNTKLNNMRDKINYNKMDYDYILTKKKKKRTSIEKNNKHNDMIGDVYYKIAYYLKKNRKYMQRILEKNYVIKIYLVRHMEALHNTEVIKNSTISRDMIYRNKDFFDCPASEEGKIKCEQLKSKDNKLYQKLIKLYNESVHGKDEHTGDINMNHQKYNSKNKNNNNNNNNHSNSNHNNDNHNSYSNSLHHNHNTSNNNNILHNNQSYSNSLHNNQSYSNLRINEHAKGAFEKNNNFVIITSPLRRCLETTKYFLNFKKNIIVYEAVRETAGNYYSDQRSKTSDIKKFCDQNFEDYELICFGETDSLSGNKYRETSEQVYCRCLQFLKLIHALAINYFASLEKINEQEEINNKNFENMNSQTCTNDIVENVENEKLCSASQNDNSFENKGNKVINNLNNSGKVNEKKKKKAEMKDDNEKKEFDENNIKEEDDDDDDDHFTVENNKDVEDEKMNDEMVKKRKNKKDVYNVVMVSHSSFIVHMLALLDYLDLDFRGLNNCDIRKISIPLSHSFLFYNNITNLQIARPLSINNIPISYMNKNKALKKAYKDKYIYTINSYTELDELICSQPCTVIIYQYDMLIKNEKNKKYLDSVQKFIDNSNNYYSRNSNKEKHVYSNGLYKNYVLRNKSLGRSVLIYDGSEYLIYVPEKGSWEINKKGYIVGQNIILVVLPEVESKIINKENVGEEEYVSLNTKNKEQNENYKKTSHYLQNVIDVIKNYDSIQDLIKSIDFWITLKENIKNIDIPTFQKYLIEKYNKIIKNEMDVCYVDIVGCIENEEFMKKNEHKCNGYLKSLKEKYEKNNDINFEEECKYINENFIEEIFTSDYSLPNVDIKNEKDISSHNKNKNNDNNNNNNNNNDFHNNNIHNNNSYIQNNDFLEENIIRKKFIYIPKKDSNNIKIQSNIKQTYKDEKQNKSFLQENINVLKSFPQSIQNLSVEMFYRDNYFYFHCLNKYIKSKNKIEGLIICKLLTYLDLLRSYNTHGLNKTFQRLINIEEKIDNNTKGIGETLNTYSLDINPVHANNTSYYGEGPKKYKIIFSIPGRKKSVVDDLNFLRYNILTVAGGAENVYILNVLK, encoded by the exons atgcaaaataataaaagaatggataattataattgtAGAGGTTTTAAAAAGgaagaatattataaaaattattactataACCAGGATCattatatgaacaataacaataataatttatacaataaatataattcatatgatgaggaatatacatataacaaaagtagtaataaaaagaatttattatttaattattataacaaaGAAAGTATTGgacataaaaaaaaaaaagggaGTTTTGTAAAATTACAATATGCTAATAATAGGATACCATCTAATAATAccaaattaaataatatgcgtgacaaaattaattataataaaatggattatgattatattttaacaaaaaagaaaaaaaaaagaacaagcattgaaaaaaataataaacataatgACATGATAGGAGATGTTTATTACAAAATTgcttattatttaaaaaaaaataggaAATATATGCAAAGaatattagaaaaaaattatgtcattaaaatttatttagTGAGACATATGGAAGCTTTACATAATACAgaagtaataaaaaattcaacGATATCTAGAGATATGATTTATAGAAATAAAGATTTTTTTGATTGCCCAGCTAGTGAAGAAGGGAAAATCAAATGTGAACAACTCAAATCGAAAGATAATAAACTTTATCAAAAACTTATCAAGTTGTACAATGAGTCTGTTCATGGTAAGGATGAACATACAGGTGACATTAACATGAACcatcaaaaatataactctaaaaataaaaataacaataataataataataatcacAGTAATAGTAATCACAATAATGATAATCATAATAGTTATAGTAATAGTCTACATCATAATCATAATActagtaataataataatattctcCATAATAATCAAAGTTATAGTAATAGTCTACATAATAATCAAAGTTATAGTAATCTTCGCATTAACGAACATGCCAAAGGAGCCTTcgaaaaaaataacaattttgttattattacttCACCTTTAAGAAGATGTCTTGAAACGACAAAATATTTCCtgaattttaaaaaaaatattatagtTTATGAAGCTGTAAGAGAAACTGCAGGAAACTATTATAGCGATCAAAGATCAAAAACGTCcgatattaaaaaattctGTGATCAGAATTTTGAAGATTACGAACTTATTTGCTTTGGTGAAACTGATTCCTTATCAGGAAACAAATATAGAGAAACATCCGAACAAGTCTATTGTAGATGTTTACAATTCttaaaattaatacatGCATTAGCTATCAATTATTTTGCATCATTAGAAAAAATCAACGAAcaagaagaaataaataataaaaattttgaaaatatgaattCACAAACATGTACAAATGATATTGTTGAAAATGTGGAAAACGAAAAACTTTGCTCAGCTAGCCAAAATGATAATTCTTTTGAAAATAAAGGTAATAAAGTGATAAATAACCTGAACAATTCAGGTAAAgtaaatgaaaaaaaaaaaaaaaaagctGAAATGAAGgatgataatgaaaaaaaagaatttgatgagaataatataaaagagGAGGACGACGACGACGACGACGACCATTTTACTGtggaaaataataaagatgtggaagatgaaaaaatgaatgatgaaatggtaaaaaaaaggaaaaataagAAAGATGTGTATAATGTTGTGATGGTTTCTCATAGTTCCTTTATTGTTCATATGTTAGCTTTATTAGATTATTTAGATTTGGATTTCCGAGGATTAAATAATTGTGATATTAGAAAAATAAGTATTCCATTGAGtcattcttttttattttataataatataacgAATTTACAAATAGCACGTCCATTatcaataaataatattcctATAAgttatatgaataaaaataaagcattaaaaaaagcttataaagataaatatatatatacaataaataGTTATACAGAATTAGATGAACTCATATGTTCACAACCATGTACGgtaattatatatcaatatGATATGCTTATAAAGaatgaaaagaataaaaaatatttagaCAGTGTACAAAAGTTTATTGATAACagtaataattattatagtAGGAACTCgaataaagaaaaacatGTGTATTCAAATGGtttgtataaaaattatgttttaagaaataaaagTTTAGGTCGCAGTGTGTTAATATATGATGGTAGTGAATATCTCATTTATGTACCAGAAAAAGGTTCATGGGAAATCaataaaaaaggatatataGTTGGTCAGAATATTATTCTTGTGGTATTACCAGAGGTAGAATctaaaattataaataaagaaaatgttGGAGAAGAGGAGTACGTATCTTTGAATactaaaaataaagaacaaaatgaaaattataaaaaaacatcacattatttacaaaatgTAATTGATGTTATAAAGAATTATGATAGTATACAAGATCTAATAAAGTCAATTGATTTTTGGATTACcttaaaagaaaatataaaaaatatagatatacctacgtttcaaaaatatttgattgaaaaatataataaaattataaaaaatgaaatggATGTATGTTATGTAGATATTGTCGGATGTATCGAGAACGAAGaatttatgaaaaaaaatgagcATAAATGTAATGGATATTTGAAAAGTctaaaagaaaaatatgaaaaaaataatgatataaattttgAAGAGGAgtgtaaatatattaacgAAAATTTTATAGAAGAAATATTTACTTCTGATTATTCTTTACCAAATgtagatataaaaaatgaaaaagatatatcaagtcataataaaaataaaaataatgataataataataataataataataataatgattttcataataataatattcataataataatagttatatacaaaataatgaCTTCcttgaagaaaatataataagaaaaaaatttatttatataccaaaaaaagatagtaacaatataaaaattcagtccaatataaaacaaacatataaagatgaaaaacaaaataaaagtttccttcaagaaaatattaacgTATTAAAATCTTTTCCACAATCTATTCAAAATTTAAGTGTAGAAATGTTTTATCgtgataattatttttatttccatTGTTTAAATAAGTATATTAAAAGTAAAAACAAAATCGAAGGTTTAATTATTTGTAAATTATTGACATATCTTGATCTTTTAAGATCATATAATACACATGgattaaataaaacatttcAAAGATTAATCAatatagaagaaaaaattgatAACAATACAAAAGGTATAGGGGAAACACTTAATACATATTCTCTTGATATAAATCCTGTGCATGCTAATAATACTTCTTACTATGGAGAGGGaccaaaaaaatataagatCATTTTTTCAATACCAG GAAGGAAAAAAAGTGTGGTTGATGATTTGAATTTTTTGagatataatatacttACCGTAGCCGGAGGTGCCGAGAACGTTTACATTTTGAATGTTTTaaaatga
- a CDS encoding parasite-infected erythrocyte surface protein, with the protein MKVGIIFFGLVFFVVLGACNNVKERIFKNIKRRTKFIILNEPIVDLSFSENLFHTLLFDLDVDKNLYTLDESLLNLQNLNYSSIFRLLVDTYKNIKENEDDNKNIRYIFLGTSFSRIHPLNFEYFLRKLNKYIYNGNIYEKGNVDMRGILEEYNKEIEEKKLEKQKLNKIKDKNNNNNNNNNNNNNNNSKFSKDDNNDDFNNKNDLYNPSDKLYNNNDDIDVHQLLEEIITKEKRFFLNDDDDNDSNDKYILKTDEDNKYKGFFIGYGFNDDIPSVIHHYNFDKNFLFPSLNSGIILDITLLKNIYEVSNILLSNNEKDQSIHIDYIYEVTKYIKENLRVRLTHSENVCLNEEQNIHLLDNDPNNFEIYKYYQVLNLFKDYNKNTQEQKNEKIEHENNKHEETSSEGNENLNRNTKHNNNNNNNNDNNNNYSEDAIAELLLSYFNVFYPISTCMCYSIRSKHESLMDYDKYHMINLENDIKLKHYIKETEDIHFNSIEEYKMKLNRINYKYDTLLEENENLLTHKNILIGIKTSINTEEERIPHIKNTYDNKENTQIIFNTFNYDNKLKEKNTFGFYNNSLLQNALENDNIDLDIIYMSDKESEKYDNLYFNSNVTSKEGLCEKLKHMIYYYYEEHVMKNSEKKYFFIADDDTFVNVKNLIDVTNLTLNTCSHSKKYMYDKYIKSYDFVKENEALFLQNFPKKTLFLYSYLKDTFAKTIQTLKKYDYVPKYCQGGIISKKHINNDGDDHHMDNKQNNDSTNHRDIEKNQVNVVNNNKAKSIPIYLGRRYSYNTFSTNSNEYFYDYLTGGAGILINDETAKRIYECKECTCPSTNSSMDDMIFGKWAKELGILAINFEGYFQNSPLDYNKKYINTLVPITYHRLNKNRTTKESRDMYFNYLVNYNRKDKEQNKDIYVDYLDRNHKNMIDNVFHYFFYVNMYDEKNASQKNKVVTKIEHSADMNSKTNKSKNTQRLNNTQGDKNVKGDVNMKGDVNMKGDVNMKGDVNMKGDVNMKGDVNMKGDVNTIDVNTNGDENNYNVDNMENIDDIINMVESVDDDNDMERNKKGTDKEKKDDKNHNNEEKATNVKKSSVSTNIDKNEDTTKYVIKMNEKIYNRMQESDKYKQLFDINKFFKKEIEGHPYFQKIKKKNEKAKKEKEKINQLKKQKDYTNNYFHSSNMQGNFNQQKMGNYQNQENEENDFFDQRPEIEEDAINPMDYEEYMENLSNFEDDGEPYDEYDDYDDFVNTINADKLKINDQNKHLYEQIKDIAQPPVNFQNDQNSNTFDFDTDEL; encoded by the coding sequence atgaaggttggaattatattttttggtTTAGTCTTTTTTGTGGTACTTGGAGCGTGTAACAATGTGAAGGAAAGGATTTTTaagaatattaaaagaagaacaaaatttattatattgaaTGAGCCCATAGTAGATTTAAGTTTTAGTGAGAATTTATTTCAtactttattatttgatttaGATGTAGATAagaatttatatacattgGATGAGAGTTTATTAAATCTTCAGAACTTGAATTATTCCTCAATATTTCGTTTACTTGTTGATACctataagaatataaaagaaaatgaagatgataataaaaatattcgatatatatttttaggTACATCGTTTTCACGTATTCATCCCTTaaattttgaatattttttaagaaagctgaacaaatatatatataatggaAACATATATGAAAAGGGTAATGTGGATATGAGAGGAATATTggaagaatataataaggAGATTGAAGAGAAGAAACtagaaaaacaaaaactGAACAAGATCAAagataagaataataataataataataataataataataataataataataatagtaaatTTTCGaaagatgataataatgatgactttaataataagaatgaTTTGTACAATCCATCGGATAAAttatacaataataatgatgatatcGATGTACATCAACTTTTAGAAGAGATTAttacaaaagaaaaaaggtTTTTCTTAAAcgatgatgatgataatgatagtaatgataaatatatattaaaaacgGATGAggataataaatataaaggaTTTTTTATAGGATATGGTtttaatgatgatataCCATCAGTAattcatcattataattttgataaaaactttttatttccttCTTTAAATAGTGGTATTATATTAGATATaacattattaaaaaatatatatgaagtttctaatatattattatctaataatgaaaaggaTCAATCTATTCATATagattatatttatgaagttacaaaatatataaaagaaaatttaaGAGTACGTTTAACACATTCAGAAAATGTATGTTTAAACgaagaacaaaatattcatttattagACAATGATCCTAATAATTTcgaaatatataaatattatcaaGTGTTGAACTTATTTAAAgattataataagaatacACAAGAAcagaaaaatgaaaaaattgagcatgaaaataataaacatgAAGAAACATCATCTGAAGGTAATGAAAACCTTAATAGAAATACcaaacataataataataataataataataatgataataataataattatagtGAAGATGCGATTGCTGAATTACTTCTCTCCTATTTTAATGTGTTCTATCCAATATCTACATGTATGTGCTATTCAATCAGATCCAAACATGAATCTCTAATGgattatgataaatatcATATGATCAATTTAGAAAAcgatataaaattaaaacattatataaaagaaacAGAAGACATACATTTTAATAGTAttgaagaatataaaatgaaacTTAATCgtattaattataaatatgatacattattagaagaaaatgaaaatttactaacacataaaaatatactcATAGGTATAAAAACAAGTATAAATACAGAAGAAGAAAGAATTCcacatattaaaaatacatatgataataaagaaaatacacaaattatatttaatacattcaactatgataataaattaaaagaaaaaaatacatttggattttataataattccCTTTTACAAAATGCTTtagaaaatgataatatagATTTAGATATTATCTATATGTCAGATAAAGAAAGcgaaaaatatgataatttatattttaattctAATGTAACATCAAAAGAAGGATTATgtgaaaaattaaaacatatgatatattattattatgaagaacatgttatgaaaaattcagaaaaaaaatatttctttattgCGGATGATGATACTTTTGTtaatgtaaaaaatttaatagaTGTAACAAATTTAACATTAAATACTTGTTCACATtctaaaaaatatatgtatgataaatatatcaaatcTTATGATTTTgttaaagaaaatgaagccttatttcttcaaaattttccaaaaaaaactttatttctttattctTATTTGAAGGATACCTTTGCCAAAACTATACAAACCTTGAAGAAATATGACTATGTTCCTAAATACTGTCAGGGTGGTATCATATcaaaaaaacatataaataatgatggtGATGATCATCACATGGATAATAAGcaaaataatgatagtACTAATCATCGAgatattgaaaaaaatcaGGTAAATGtagtaaataataataaagcAAAATCCATACCTATATACTTAGGAAGAAgatattcatataatacattttcTACAAATtcaaatgaatatttttatgattatttaaCTGGTGGTGCTGGTATTCTAATTAATGATGAAACAGCTAAACGAATATATGAATGCAAAGAATGCACATGCCCATCAACAAATTCTTCAATGGACGATATGATATTTGGGAAATGGGCTAAAGAATTAGGAATTTTAGCCATAAATTTTGAAGgatattttcaaaattCTCCACTTgattataacaaaaaatatattaatactCTTGTACCTATTACATATCATagattaaataaaaatagaacAACCAAAGAATCAAGAGATATGTATTTTAATTATCTAGTAAATTATAATAGAAAAGataaagaacaaaataaagaCATTTATGTAGATTATCTAGATAgaaatcataaaaatatgatagATAATGTATTTcattactttttttatgtaaatatgtatgatgaaaaaaatgcTTCACAAAAAAACAAGGTCGTCACCAAAATTGAGCACAGTGCTGATATGAACAGTAAAACGAATAAATCAAAGAACACACAAAGATTAAATAATACTCAAGGGGACAAAAATGTGAAAGGTGATGTAAATATGAAAGGTGATGTAAATATGAAAGGTGATGTAAATATGAAAGGTGATGTAAATATGAAAGGTGATGTAAATATGAAAGGTGATGTAAATATGAAAGGTGATGTAAATACAATTGATGTAAATACAAATGgtgatgaaaataattacaatgtggataatatggaaaacatagatgatattattaatatggTTGAAAGCGttgatgatgataatgatatgGAACGTAACAAAAAAGGAACggataaagaaaaaaaggatgataagaatcataataatgaagaaaaagCTACAAATGTGAAAAAATCAAGTGTATCTActaatatagataaaaatgaagacACTACAAAATATGtcataaaaatgaatgaaaaaatttataatagaATGCAAGAAAGTGATAAATACAAACAATTATTcgatataaataaatttttcaaaaaagAAATCGAAGGGCATCcttattttcaaaaaataaaaaaaaagaatgaaaaggccaaaaaagaaaaagaaaaaatcaatcaattaaaaaaacaaaaggattatacaaataattatttccATTCATCAAATATGCAGGGAAATTTTAATCAACAAAAAATGGGAAACTATCAAAATCAAGAgaatgaagaaaatgattTTTTTGATCAACGTCCTGAAATAGAAGAAGATGCAATTAATCCAATGGATTATGAAGAATATATGGAAAATTTATCAAATTTTGAAGATGATGGGGAACCATATGATGAATATGATGATTATGATGATTTCGTAAATACAATTAATGCagataaattaaaaattaatgatCAAAATAAACACTTATATGAACAAATCAAAGATATAGCACAACCACCTGTTAATTTCCAAAATGATCAAAATTCAAATACTTTTGATTTTGACACAGATGAgttgtaa